One region of Clavibacter michiganensis subsp. tessellarius genomic DNA includes:
- a CDS encoding glycosyltransferase gives MPTEAFSLLLPVYRGDRPEFLRRAFRSSVDDQTLRPDEVVVVRDGPVSAELARTMAELAEASPVPVRTIELERNMGLAYALERGLEACAHDVVARMDADDISLPERFARQLELISGGLDLVGTGMYEFADEVGTIAGRRTPPVGADAISRYARFHDPFNHPTVVYRRAAVRRAGGYLPLGLMEDYYLFARMIQSGARVENLPDPLVMYRVSAGAYARRGGIAQLRAELRLQREFRRRRFTSVSQALRNVLVRGSYRLIPEAVRRGLYRRLITRDRAVPQVRA, from the coding sequence ATGCCCACCGAGGCCTTCTCGCTCCTCCTCCCCGTCTACCGGGGCGACCGTCCCGAGTTCCTCCGCCGCGCGTTCCGCAGCAGCGTCGACGACCAGACCCTCCGGCCGGACGAGGTCGTCGTCGTCCGCGACGGCCCCGTGTCCGCGGAGCTCGCTCGCACCATGGCGGAGCTCGCCGAGGCGTCGCCCGTGCCGGTGCGCACGATCGAGCTGGAGCGCAACATGGGCCTCGCGTACGCGCTCGAGCGCGGCCTTGAGGCGTGCGCGCACGACGTGGTCGCGCGGATGGACGCCGACGACATCAGCCTCCCCGAGCGCTTCGCCCGCCAGCTGGAGCTCATCTCGGGCGGCCTCGACCTCGTGGGCACCGGCATGTACGAGTTCGCGGACGAGGTGGGCACCATCGCCGGGCGCCGCACCCCGCCCGTCGGCGCCGACGCCATCTCGCGCTACGCCCGCTTCCACGACCCGTTCAACCACCCCACCGTGGTCTACCGCCGCGCCGCCGTGCGTCGGGCCGGCGGCTACCTGCCGCTCGGCCTCATGGAGGACTACTACCTCTTCGCCCGCATGATCCAGTCGGGCGCGCGGGTCGAGAACCTGCCCGACCCGCTCGTCATGTACCGCGTGAGCGCCGGCGCCTACGCGCGCCGCGGCGGCATCGCCCAGCTGCGCGCGGAGCTCCGGCTCCAGCGCGAGTTCCGGCGCCGGCGCTTCACCTCGGTGTCGCAGGCCCTGCGCAACGTGCTCGTGCGGGGGAGCTACCGGCTCATCCCCGAGGCGGTCCGCCGCGGTCTCTACCGGCGCCTCATCACGCGCGACCGGGCGGTCCCGCAGGTCCGCGCCTGA
- the glf gene encoding UDP-galactopyranose mutase, with protein sequence MSPDLVVVGSGFFGLTIAERVAEELGLKVLVIDRRDHIGGNAYSEMDPETGIEVHRYGAHLFHTSNETVWEYVNRFTDFTPYVHRVYTEHKGEVFPLPINLGTINQFFRSAHGPQAARDLIAEQASELDAGEAKNLEEKGISLIGRPLYEAFIRDYTAKQWQTDPTDLPAEVISRLPVRYTYDNRYFNDTHEGLPVKGYTAWLERMADHPNIEVRLETDFFDETQEVNRASVVGKVPVVYTGAIDRYFDYSEGALSWRTLDFEREVLPVGDFQGTPVMNYADSDVPFTRIHEFRHFHPERDAPADKTVIMREYSRFAEGEDEPYYPVNTAADREGLLKYRELAKQEEGVFFGGRLGTYQYLDMHMAIGAALSMYENKLKPVLAKDAS encoded by the coding sequence ATGAGCCCTGATCTCGTAGTGGTCGGATCCGGTTTCTTCGGACTCACGATCGCGGAGCGCGTCGCCGAGGAGCTGGGCCTCAAGGTCCTCGTCATCGACCGCCGCGACCACATCGGCGGCAACGCGTACAGCGAGATGGACCCGGAGACCGGCATCGAGGTGCACCGCTACGGCGCGCACCTGTTCCACACGTCGAACGAGACGGTGTGGGAGTACGTCAACCGGTTCACGGACTTCACGCCCTACGTGCACCGCGTCTACACGGAGCACAAGGGAGAGGTCTTCCCGCTGCCGATCAACCTCGGCACCATCAACCAGTTCTTCCGCTCCGCGCACGGGCCCCAGGCCGCGCGCGACCTCATCGCCGAGCAGGCGTCCGAGCTCGACGCCGGCGAGGCGAAGAACCTCGAGGAGAAGGGCATCAGCCTCATCGGGCGCCCGCTCTACGAGGCCTTCATCCGCGACTACACGGCCAAGCAGTGGCAGACGGACCCCACGGACCTGCCCGCCGAGGTCATCAGCCGCCTCCCCGTGCGCTACACGTACGACAACCGCTACTTCAACGACACGCACGAGGGCCTGCCCGTGAAGGGCTACACCGCCTGGCTCGAGCGCATGGCCGACCACCCGAACATCGAGGTCCGCCTCGAGACCGACTTCTTCGACGAGACCCAGGAGGTCAACCGCGCGTCGGTCGTCGGGAAGGTGCCCGTCGTCTACACGGGGGCCATCGACCGCTACTTCGACTACTCCGAGGGCGCGCTGTCGTGGCGCACGCTCGACTTCGAGCGCGAGGTGCTCCCGGTCGGCGACTTCCAGGGCACGCCCGTCATGAACTACGCCGACTCCGACGTGCCGTTCACGCGCATCCACGAGTTCCGCCACTTCCACCCCGAGCGCGACGCGCCCGCGGACAAGACGGTCATCATGCGGGAGTACTCGCGCTTCGCCGAGGGCGAGGACGAGCCGTACTACCCCGTCAACACGGCGGCCGACCGCGAGGGCCTGCTCAAGTACCGCGAGCTCGCCAAGCAGGAGGAGGGCGTCTTCTTCGGCGGACGCCTCGGCACGTACCAGTACCTCGACATGCACATGGCGATCGGCGCGGCGCTCTCGATGTACGAGAACAAGCTGAAGCCCGTCCTCGCGAAGGACGCCTCCTGA
- a CDS encoding glycosyltransferase, which produces MAAAGEGAPVELDLLQRVILPSEHDPDIVPLYVDADYWTSIPVAPEKRRRSPLRVVDSDTHNAVVRLSDMGIISAIKGDRGFQVPHRRKVSFGTYFNAFPASYWRASTTLDGVVLEVETSGEGQVIVYRSNARGVIQKVDGAAVSGSATSRFELPFTYFADGGWYWFDLMGEEADFALVEAGWYAPAGSAPTTGAAGSVSIAITTLNRAEYCVKLLTDIGEKPDVAALLDHVYVTDQGTQKVADQPAFPRAQELLGEKLRVIDQANLGGSGGFSRGMYETLKEGASDYVLVMDDDITLEPESIRRAVKFADYARTPTIVGGHMFDMYDKSKLHAYAEGFDMHNFMWGPVTPTRHDFSASNLRQTRWIHRRVDAEYNGWWMCLIPVSTIKRIGLSLPVFIKWDDAEYALRAKEVGVPTVTLPGAAVWHVSWVDKDDSQDWQAFFHARNRLIAALLHSPYERGGRFLTANLATDVRHLVSMQYFALAARHEAYRNILRGPRGLHQDMVTRLARTRELAKGFSDGVPIKDRTALPEIVAPDKPQRRRGGGGAPAGIARIVWLARTVARHALSPISPAATRGPEAHLSFEDARWWVVPSFDSVLVSNAEGSAALLHRRDPAMFRRMLWTSIVLRWRILARWPQLKAAYRKALPTVTSPETWARTFGVDQPPAGRGKR; this is translated from the coding sequence ATGGCCGCGGCCGGCGAGGGCGCTCCCGTGGAGCTCGACCTCCTCCAGCGCGTCATCCTGCCGTCCGAGCACGACCCGGACATCGTCCCCCTCTACGTGGACGCCGACTACTGGACGAGCATCCCGGTGGCGCCCGAGAAGCGCCGGCGCTCGCCGCTGCGCGTGGTCGACTCCGACACCCACAACGCGGTCGTGCGGCTCAGCGACATGGGCATCATCAGCGCCATCAAGGGCGACCGCGGCTTCCAGGTCCCGCACCGTCGCAAGGTCTCCTTCGGCACGTACTTCAACGCCTTCCCGGCCTCCTACTGGCGCGCGAGCACCACGCTCGACGGCGTCGTGCTCGAGGTCGAGACGAGCGGCGAGGGCCAGGTCATCGTCTACCGCTCCAACGCGCGCGGCGTCATCCAGAAGGTCGACGGCGCCGCCGTCTCCGGCTCCGCCACCTCCCGCTTCGAGCTCCCGTTCACGTACTTCGCCGACGGCGGCTGGTACTGGTTCGACCTGATGGGGGAGGAGGCCGACTTCGCGCTCGTCGAGGCCGGCTGGTACGCCCCCGCGGGCTCGGCCCCCACCACGGGAGCCGCCGGGTCGGTGAGCATCGCCATCACGACGCTCAACCGGGCCGAGTACTGCGTGAAGCTCCTTACCGACATCGGCGAGAAGCCCGACGTCGCGGCGCTCCTCGACCACGTCTACGTCACCGACCAGGGCACGCAGAAGGTCGCGGACCAGCCCGCGTTCCCGCGCGCCCAGGAGCTCCTCGGCGAGAAGCTCCGCGTCATCGACCAGGCCAACCTCGGCGGATCCGGCGGGTTCTCCCGCGGCATGTACGAGACGCTCAAGGAGGGCGCGAGCGACTACGTCCTCGTCATGGACGACGACATCACGCTCGAGCCGGAGAGCATCCGCCGCGCGGTGAAGTTCGCGGACTACGCGCGCACGCCCACCATCGTCGGCGGCCACATGTTCGACATGTACGACAAGAGCAAGCTCCACGCGTACGCCGAGGGCTTCGACATGCACAACTTCATGTGGGGCCCGGTCACGCCCACGCGCCACGACTTCAGCGCGTCGAACCTCCGCCAGACCCGGTGGATACACCGCCGCGTGGACGCCGAGTACAACGGCTGGTGGATGTGCCTCATCCCCGTCTCCACGATCAAGCGGATCGGCCTCTCGCTGCCCGTCTTCATCAAGTGGGACGACGCCGAGTACGCGCTCCGGGCGAAGGAGGTCGGCGTGCCGACCGTCACGCTCCCGGGCGCCGCCGTGTGGCACGTCTCGTGGGTCGACAAGGACGACTCGCAGGACTGGCAGGCGTTCTTCCACGCGCGCAACCGGCTCATCGCGGCGCTGCTGCACTCGCCGTACGAACGCGGCGGCCGGTTCCTCACGGCGAACCTCGCCACCGACGTGCGCCACCTGGTCTCGATGCAGTACTTCGCCCTGGCGGCGCGGCACGAGGCGTACCGGAACATCCTGCGCGGGCCGCGCGGGCTGCACCAGGACATGGTCACGCGCCTCGCCCGCACCCGCGAGCTCGCGAAGGGCTTCTCGGACGGCGTCCCCATCAAGGACCGCACCGCGCTCCCCGAGATCGTCGCGCCGGACAAGCCGCAGCGCCGCCGCGGCGGCGGTGGCGCACCCGCCGGCATCGCCCGGATCGTCTGGCTCGCCCGGACCGTCGCGCGCCACGCCCTGTCGCCCATCAGCCCGGCGGCGACGCGCGGACCGGAGGCGCACCTCTCCTTCGAGGACGCCCGCTGGTGGGTCGTGCCGTCCTTCGACAGCGTCCTCGTGTCCAACGCGGAGGGGTCGGCCGCGCTCCTGCACCGCCGCGATCCCGCCATGTTCCGCCGCATGCTGTGGACGAGCATCGTCCTCCGCTGGCGCATCCTCGCGCGCTGGCCGCAGCTGAAGGCGGCCTACCGCAAGGCGCTGCCGACGGTCACCAGCCCGGAGACCTGGGCCCGCACGTTCGGCGTCGACCAGCCGCCCGCAGGACGCGGGAAGCGCTAG
- a CDS encoding GtrA family protein, translating into MEQHTDGVDAPREETPPPGILLRLIKDERVAFLLVGGFNTVLGTAWFALLFLLWGHVIPYPVVLVIAWAVQLPIAFTLHRKLVFKVSGNLVPDFTRYTLVNLVPLFANMVLLPLVVETTPLQPIVAQILVTIVITVATYTGHKFFSFRRPRDEAVR; encoded by the coding sequence ATGGAGCAGCACACGGACGGCGTCGACGCACCCCGCGAGGAGACGCCGCCGCCCGGCATCCTCCTCCGCCTCATCAAGGACGAGCGCGTGGCGTTCCTCCTCGTGGGCGGCTTCAACACCGTGCTCGGCACCGCGTGGTTCGCGCTCCTCTTCCTGCTCTGGGGCCACGTGATCCCGTACCCGGTGGTGCTCGTCATCGCCTGGGCGGTGCAGCTGCCGATCGCGTTCACGCTCCACCGGAAGCTCGTCTTCAAGGTCAGCGGGAACCTCGTCCCCGACTTCACGCGCTACACGCTGGTCAACCTCGTGCCGCTGTTCGCCAACATGGTGCTGCTGCCCCTGGTCGTCGAGACGACGCCGCTGCAGCCGATCGTGGCGCAGATCCTCGTCACCATCGTGATCACGGTCGCCACCTACACCGGGCACAAGTTCTTCTCGTTCCGCCGGCCGCGCGACGAGGCGGTCCGCTGA
- a CDS encoding O-antigen ligase family protein translates to MTLPARLPLPERLPDLLGSARFSAALTHCIVGTAVLAHAIRATMGWAGLVAVVTVLVAMAAGSLVAKRGDWEWRGLLPVSLLLLVGWCAATLLWTAYQPDALGGVLYLAASAFLAVYVGVVRDLIQIVRAVGDVMRLVLVSSLALEVLAGLLIDGPIPFLGIRGALERLGPIQGLLGERTALGALALVAAVTFAVELLTRSVSRGRAVFSLTTALLVASLTRSSVILGTFLVLAVASLAVFGLRHLARQARPLANSAVLVLAAVVAMVVVAFRSPVLQVLQARPDYLQRVALWREMLRLIDLNTIEGWGFVGLWRRDAYPYTALDLVSRGAQETGRNAYLDLFLQAGLVGLVLFAAFCALALGRSWVLATTKRGVGYVWTALVLVVLVVVSLAESVTLVEWGWTLLVICAVKAAQGRSWRHGLPEQPLPA, encoded by the coding sequence ATGACCCTGCCCGCGCGCCTGCCGCTGCCGGAGCGCCTGCCCGACCTCCTGGGGTCGGCGCGCTTCTCGGCGGCCCTCACGCACTGCATCGTCGGCACCGCCGTCCTCGCCCACGCGATCCGGGCGACGATGGGCTGGGCCGGGCTCGTCGCCGTGGTGACCGTCCTCGTGGCGATGGCCGCCGGATCCCTCGTGGCGAAGCGCGGGGACTGGGAGTGGCGCGGCCTCCTGCCGGTCTCGCTCCTGCTGCTGGTGGGCTGGTGCGCCGCCACGCTGCTCTGGACGGCCTACCAGCCGGACGCGCTCGGCGGCGTGCTGTACCTCGCCGCGTCCGCGTTCCTCGCGGTGTACGTGGGCGTCGTCCGCGACCTGATCCAGATCGTGCGCGCGGTCGGCGACGTGATGCGGCTCGTCCTCGTCTCCTCCCTCGCGCTCGAGGTGCTCGCCGGGCTGCTCATCGACGGCCCGATCCCCTTCCTCGGCATCCGCGGCGCCCTCGAGCGCCTCGGCCCGATCCAGGGCCTCCTCGGCGAGCGCACCGCCCTCGGCGCGCTCGCCCTCGTCGCGGCCGTCACGTTCGCGGTCGAGCTGCTGACCCGGTCGGTGTCCCGCGGGCGCGCCGTGTTCTCCCTCACCACGGCGCTCCTCGTCGCGTCGCTCACCCGCTCGTCGGTGATCCTCGGCACGTTCCTCGTGCTGGCCGTCGCCTCCCTGGCCGTCTTCGGCCTGCGGCACCTCGCCCGGCAGGCCCGGCCGCTCGCGAACAGCGCGGTGCTCGTGCTGGCCGCCGTGGTCGCGATGGTCGTCGTGGCCTTCCGCTCCCCCGTGCTGCAGGTCCTGCAGGCGCGGCCCGACTACCTGCAGCGCGTCGCCCTGTGGCGGGAGATGCTGCGCCTCATCGACCTCAACACCATCGAGGGCTGGGGCTTCGTCGGCCTGTGGCGCCGGGACGCCTACCCCTACACCGCGCTCGACCTCGTCAGCCGCGGCGCGCAGGAGACCGGCCGCAACGCCTACCTCGACCTGTTCCTGCAGGCCGGGTTGGTCGGCCTGGTGCTGTTCGCGGCGTTCTGCGCGCTCGCGCTGGGCCGCTCCTGGGTGCTCGCCACCACCAAGCGCGGCGTGGGCTACGTCTGGACGGCGCTCGTGCTCGTCGTGCTCGTGGTCGTGTCCCTCGCGGAGAGCGTCACGCTCGTGGAGTGGGGCTGGACGCTGCTGGTGATCTGCGCCGTCAAGGCCGCGCAGGGCCGCAGCTGGCGCCACGGGCTGCCCGAGCAGCCGCTGCCCGCCTGA
- a CDS encoding O-antigen ligase family protein, producing the protein MPSASRRSLRAFATFVLVTTFAGDMWRNGLSWWGFGAIALGVLVTSVTLLVRARPLPRLRVLPIPFLAFTGLAVLSIAWSQYRPESALGVLIQLATSTAALMLVVLLSWAEIVQALGRALRIVLGLSLAFELFIAVVVRQPVMPFFTDYGPRAPAAFAWTRGELLLGGRIQGVVGNANLLAMVALLGLIVFALQFAARATDRRTTTVWIAVALLTLTLTGSSTVLVALIMTGVVAVLALIARRVGIRGRLVLAGGVVVAAAAGAGVVVTRTAEVFELLGRSPDLTGRFEIWESVIGLAQQHPVLGWGWIGYWAPWIKPFEGLAVRSGVTYLQAHDAYLDVFLQLGAVGALVFVCLIVTTYVRSWWAAIDRPQHRRDRVEPYTVLALGPLLLMTALVVQSLAESRLLYEGNWLLLVVIAVATRSGMVAREDVPGPVDSRRPPVAAEATDAPSRLPAAAVRADPGVA; encoded by the coding sequence ATGCCCTCCGCCAGCCGACGATCCCTCCGGGCGTTCGCGACCTTCGTCCTCGTCACGACCTTCGCGGGCGACATGTGGCGGAACGGCCTCAGCTGGTGGGGCTTCGGCGCGATCGCGCTCGGCGTGCTCGTCACGAGCGTCACGCTGCTCGTGCGCGCCCGTCCGCTGCCCCGGCTGCGCGTGCTCCCGATCCCGTTCCTCGCCTTCACGGGCCTGGCCGTGCTGTCGATCGCCTGGTCGCAGTACCGGCCGGAGTCCGCGCTCGGGGTGCTCATCCAGCTCGCCACCTCGACCGCCGCGCTGATGCTCGTGGTGCTGCTCTCCTGGGCGGAGATCGTCCAGGCGCTGGGTCGCGCGCTCCGCATCGTCCTCGGGCTGTCGCTCGCGTTCGAGCTCTTCATCGCCGTCGTCGTGCGCCAGCCGGTCATGCCCTTCTTCACCGACTACGGCCCGCGCGCCCCGGCTGCCTTCGCGTGGACGCGCGGCGAGCTGCTCCTGGGCGGGCGGATCCAGGGCGTCGTGGGCAACGCCAACCTGCTCGCCATGGTGGCGCTGCTCGGCCTCATCGTCTTCGCGCTGCAGTTCGCGGCGCGCGCCACCGACCGCCGGACCACGACCGTCTGGATCGCGGTCGCCCTTCTCACGCTGACCCTCACGGGCAGCTCCACCGTGCTCGTCGCGCTCATCATGACCGGCGTCGTCGCCGTGCTCGCCCTCATCGCGCGCCGGGTGGGCATCCGCGGGCGGCTCGTGCTCGCCGGCGGGGTCGTGGTCGCCGCGGCGGCCGGCGCGGGCGTCGTCGTCACGCGCACGGCCGAGGTGTTCGAGCTGCTCGGCCGCTCGCCCGACCTCACCGGCCGCTTCGAGATCTGGGAGTCGGTCATCGGGCTCGCCCAGCAGCACCCCGTGCTCGGCTGGGGCTGGATCGGCTACTGGGCCCCCTGGATCAAGCCCTTCGAGGGCCTGGCGGTGCGCAGCGGGGTCACGTACCTGCAGGCGCACGACGCGTACCTCGACGTGTTCCTCCAGCTCGGCGCCGTGGGCGCGCTGGTCTTCGTCTGCCTCATCGTCACGACGTACGTCCGATCCTGGTGGGCCGCCATCGACCGCCCGCAGCACCGCCGCGACCGGGTCGAGCCGTACACCGTGCTCGCGCTCGGCCCCCTCCTGCTGATGACGGCCCTGGTCGTGCAGAGCCTCGCCGAGAGCCGCCTGCTGTACGAGGGCAACTGGCTGCTCCTCGTCGTCATCGCGGTCGCGACCCGCTCCGGCATGGTCGCGCGCGAGGACGTCCCGGGACCCGTCGACTCCCGCCGCCCGCCGGTCGCCGCGGAGGCGACCGACGCCCCGTCGCGCCTCCCCGCCGCCGCGGTCCGCGCCGATCCCGGCGTCGCCTGA
- a CDS encoding acyl-CoA dehydrogenase family protein translates to MSLTPLIGDFYGYESRLGDREKDSLAELRSYLEQEVRPHVNGWWARAEFPRHVVGGLASRGFFGMPFPETRPFENSAVFRGWAALELGRVDASIATLVGMQSGLVMGSVAVAGSPEQRAEWLPRFASGELLGSFGLTEPLSGSDSARGLRTVATRRGDEWSITGAKRWIGNGTVSDVTVIWAKDADDGQVKGFLVPNDSPGFRATRIEDKQALRIVQNADIELDGVIVPERNRLQNSRSFADTAAVLRLTRAEVAWAAIGIAVGAYEAAVAYTGEREQFGKPLGAHQLIQDLLVRSLGNITASIGLATRASEMVDEGTQSDEHSALAKAFATSRMRESVAWCREAFGGNGIVLDYDVARFFADAEALYSYEGTREMNTLIVGRAITGHAAFV, encoded by the coding sequence GTGTCCCTCACCCCCCTCATCGGCGACTTCTACGGCTACGAGTCCCGGCTCGGCGACAGGGAGAAGGACTCCCTCGCCGAGCTGCGCTCCTACCTCGAGCAGGAGGTCCGCCCGCACGTCAACGGCTGGTGGGCGCGGGCCGAGTTCCCGCGCCACGTGGTCGGCGGCCTCGCCTCGCGCGGCTTCTTCGGCATGCCGTTCCCCGAGACGCGGCCCTTCGAGAACTCGGCCGTCTTCCGCGGCTGGGCGGCGCTCGAGCTCGGCCGCGTGGACGCGAGCATCGCGACGCTCGTCGGCATGCAGAGCGGCCTGGTGATGGGCAGCGTCGCCGTCGCGGGGTCCCCCGAGCAGCGCGCCGAGTGGCTGCCGCGCTTCGCGTCGGGCGAGCTCCTCGGCTCGTTCGGGCTCACGGAGCCGCTGTCCGGATCCGACTCCGCCCGCGGCCTCCGCACCGTCGCGACCCGCCGCGGCGACGAGTGGAGCATCACGGGCGCCAAGCGCTGGATCGGCAACGGCACCGTGAGCGACGTCACCGTCATCTGGGCCAAGGACGCCGACGACGGCCAGGTGAAGGGCTTCCTCGTCCCCAACGACTCCCCCGGCTTCCGCGCCACCCGCATCGAGGACAAGCAGGCGCTGCGCATCGTGCAGAACGCCGACATCGAGCTCGACGGCGTGATCGTGCCCGAGCGGAACCGCCTGCAGAACTCGCGCTCGTTCGCCGACACGGCGGCCGTGCTGCGCCTGACCCGCGCGGAGGTCGCGTGGGCCGCGATCGGCATCGCGGTGGGCGCCTACGAGGCGGCCGTCGCCTACACGGGCGAGCGCGAGCAGTTCGGCAAGCCGCTCGGCGCGCACCAGCTGATCCAGGACCTCCTCGTGCGCAGCCTCGGCAACATCACCGCCTCCATCGGGCTCGCCACCCGCGCCTCGGAGATGGTGGACGAGGGCACGCAGTCCGACGAGCACTCCGCGCTCGCGAAGGCCTTCGCCACCAGCCGGATGCGCGAGAGCGTGGCGTGGTGCCGCGAGGCGTTCGGCGGCAACGGCATCGTCCTCGACTACGACGTGGCGCGCTTCTTCGCCGACGCGGAGGCCCTGTACTCCTACGAGGGCACGCGCGAGATGAACACCCTCATCGTGGGCCGGGCCATCACCGGCCACGCGGCGTTCGTCTGA
- the manA gene encoding mannose-6-phosphate isomerase, class I: MFTALSNTPRDYAWGSTTAIAELLGREPSGGPEAELWLGAHDGSPTRVDDPASAGGATTLAEWIRRDPATTLGPLAGGLRPGDGPGLPFLLKVLAAGGPLSLQAHPDLHRARLGFRDEEERGIPIDAPHRNYKDPLHKPELVYALSDEFHALCGFRPLAEVRQVFTLLLTLDASGPDSDPAVIRSVLSRLTGSEADVLRDVFAFLMGGGSEVRRLVDRVTLLASLASDRQCRDFATEMRTVRELAEAYPGDPGIVTSLLLNRVTLRRGEALYLPAGNIHAYLHGLGIELMAASDNVLRGGLTPKHVDVPELLDVLEFQALPVPYLAPEHAAPGVELYRPDVPDFLLARIVPATRDAMAGDAGASVVDVDGPAIVLCTAGSVTLRGAASTVEVGRGEAVFVTPDEGRIVVTGEGEAFLATTPAPVAGASADADPDAAAA; this comes from the coding sequence GTGTTCACTGCCCTCTCCAACACCCCCCGCGACTACGCCTGGGGCTCGACGACCGCCATCGCCGAGCTGCTCGGCCGCGAGCCGTCCGGGGGCCCGGAGGCCGAGCTCTGGCTCGGCGCGCACGACGGCTCGCCGACGCGCGTCGACGACCCGGCGTCCGCGGGCGGCGCGACCACGCTCGCCGAGTGGATCCGCCGCGACCCCGCCACCACGCTCGGCCCCCTCGCCGGCGGCCTCCGCCCGGGCGACGGCCCCGGCCTCCCCTTCCTCCTCAAGGTGCTCGCCGCGGGCGGCCCGCTCTCCCTCCAGGCGCACCCCGACCTGCACCGCGCCCGGCTCGGCTTCCGCGACGAGGAGGAGCGCGGCATCCCGATCGACGCCCCGCACCGCAACTACAAGGACCCGCTGCACAAGCCCGAGCTCGTCTACGCGCTGAGCGACGAGTTCCACGCGCTCTGCGGCTTCCGGCCGCTCGCCGAGGTGCGGCAGGTGTTCACGCTCCTGCTCACCCTCGACGCGTCCGGGCCCGACTCCGACCCGGCCGTGATCCGGTCCGTGCTCTCGCGCCTCACCGGATCCGAGGCCGACGTGCTGCGCGACGTCTTCGCCTTCCTCATGGGCGGCGGATCGGAGGTGCGCCGCCTCGTCGACCGCGTGACGCTGCTCGCGAGCCTCGCGTCCGACCGCCAGTGCCGGGACTTCGCCACGGAGATGCGCACCGTGCGCGAGCTCGCCGAGGCGTACCCGGGCGACCCGGGCATCGTCACGTCCCTGCTGCTCAACCGGGTGACCCTGCGGCGGGGCGAGGCCCTCTACCTCCCGGCAGGCAACATCCACGCCTACCTGCACGGGCTCGGGATCGAGCTGATGGCGGCGTCCGACAACGTGCTGCGCGGCGGCCTCACGCCCAAGCACGTGGACGTGCCGGAGCTGCTCGACGTGCTCGAGTTCCAGGCGCTGCCCGTGCCGTACCTCGCGCCCGAGCACGCGGCGCCGGGCGTCGAGCTCTACCGGCCGGACGTGCCCGACTTCCTGCTCGCCCGCATCGTCCCGGCCACGCGCGACGCGATGGCGGGCGACGCCGGAGCGAGCGTCGTCGACGTCGACGGCCCGGCCATCGTGCTGTGCACCGCCGGCTCCGTGACCCTGCGCGGCGCGGCCTCGACGGTCGAGGTCGGCCGCGGCGAGGCCGTGTTCGTCACGCCCGACGAGGGGCGGATCGTCGTGACGGGGGAGGGCGAGGCGTTCCTCGCGACGACCCCGGCGCCCGTCGCGGGCGCGTCCGCCGACGCCGATCCGGACGCCGCCGCCGCGTGA
- the galE gene encoding UDP-glucose 4-epimerase GalE: MTWLVTGGAGYIGSHIVSAFARAGIDTVVLDDLSSGHASFVPEGVPFHRGSVLDRELLASVLGSGDIRGVVHVAGYKYAGVSVQRPLHTYEQNVTATAVLLEEMERAGVGNIVFSSSAAVYGTPDVDLVDERTPKAPESPYGESKLIGEWLLRDQGVATGLRHASLRYFNVVGSGDEGYADTSPHNLFPLVFDALLDGRTPRINGGDYPTPDGTCVRDYIHVVDLAASHVAAARRLEAGEPVEPVYCLGSGQGVSVREIMTAIRDATGIDFEPEVHDRRPGDPARIVASGDLAARDIDWAMRHDLDDMVRSAWAARQTGSPA, translated from the coding sequence ATGACATGGTTGGTCACCGGCGGCGCCGGCTACATCGGTTCGCACATCGTCTCCGCGTTCGCCCGCGCCGGCATCGACACGGTCGTCCTCGACGACCTGTCCAGCGGCCACGCGTCGTTCGTGCCGGAGGGCGTGCCGTTCCACCGCGGGTCCGTGCTCGACCGGGAGCTCCTCGCGAGCGTCCTCGGCTCCGGCGACATCCGCGGCGTCGTGCACGTGGCGGGCTACAAGTACGCGGGCGTGTCCGTCCAGCGCCCCCTCCACACCTACGAGCAGAACGTGACGGCCACGGCCGTGCTGCTCGAGGAGATGGAGCGCGCGGGCGTCGGCAACATCGTCTTCTCGTCCTCGGCTGCCGTGTACGGCACGCCCGACGTCGACCTCGTCGACGAGCGCACGCCCAAGGCCCCCGAGTCGCCCTACGGCGAGTCGAAGCTCATCGGCGAGTGGCTGCTGCGCGACCAGGGCGTCGCCACCGGCCTCCGCCACGCGTCGCTCCGCTACTTCAACGTCGTGGGATCCGGCGACGAGGGCTACGCCGACACCAGCCCGCACAACCTCTTCCCGCTCGTGTTCGACGCGCTGCTGGACGGGCGGACGCCCCGGATCAACGGCGGCGACTACCCGACGCCCGACGGCACGTGCGTGCGCGACTACATCCACGTCGTCGACCTCGCCGCCTCGCACGTCGCGGCCGCGCGCCGCCTCGAGGCGGGGGAGCCCGTGGAGCCCGTGTACTGCCTCGGCAGCGGGCAGGGCGTGAGCGTGCGCGAGATCATGACGGCCATCCGCGACGCGACGGGCATCGACTTCGAGCCCGAGGTGCACGACCGGCGACCCGGCGACCCGGCCCGCATCGTGGCCTCCGGGGACCTCGCCGCGCGGGACATCGACTGGGCCATGCGCCACGACCTGGACGACATGGTGCGCAGCGCCTGGGCCGCCCGCCAGACCGGATCCCCGGCGTAG